From Cotesia glomerata isolate CgM1 linkage group LG2, MPM_Cglom_v2.3, whole genome shotgun sequence, a single genomic window includes:
- the LOC123259437 gene encoding tyrosine-protein phosphatase non-receptor type 14-like yields the protein MPFKFYLKKSRQYNVVSKNQYVICVELLDQTSIECTLGIDSLGQECLENLTQRLGLGQPEFFGLRYICRHGEPSARWVDMDKPLKKQLEKEAKSFSLYLRIMFYITDVQLIQDDMTRYHYYLQLKSDILEGRIQCSSRQATSLASYSMQAELGNYDPARHTFECLQQCAFFPKDVIDAEASGKDGLLHSAICQYKSLAGVTQAVAEEYYISSVVQLEGYGHESFTAKDAANNQVVLGISINGIMVGYPSTQATQFYRWKDISNVINHKKTFRIECQSEHEEAKQFFFRDSRSAKYTWRLCIAQHTFYMQHQESRPSERLTGYFDSDTNDSTEQTASVNLENRNTDDSMRWTSYNDLSTTPYPPVVSVSSTDLNNLRALLPSYRPAPDYETAVQMTYNGGNPPQPYYANQSTIVNAELCLLGNVVNRNRY from the exons atgccattcaaattttatctgaAGAAAAGTCGCCAGTACAACGTAGTGTCTAAAAACCAATATGTAATATGTGTAGAGCTGCTGGACCAGACTTCGATAGAGTGTACTTTGGGGATTGACAGTCTAGGTCAAGAGTGTCTGGAAAATCTCACGCAGCGGCTGGGACTAGGACAGCCCGAGTTCTTCGGTTTGAGGTACATCTGCAGACATGGAGAGCCTTCGGCAAGGTGGGTTGATATGGACAAGCCGCTGAAAAAACAGCTGGAAAAAGAGGCCAAGAGTTTCAGTCTGTATCTCAGGATTATGTTTTACATAACCGATGTTCAGTTGATACAAGACGATATGACAAggtatcattattatttgcaATTGAAGAGTGATATTTTGGAGGGAAGAATTCAATGTAGCTCGAGACAAGCTACTTCGCTAGCTAGTTACTCGATGCAGGCTGAGCTGGGGAACTATGACCCTGCGAGACATACTTTCGAGTGCCTTCAACAGTGTGCCTTCTTTCCTAAA gatGTAATCGATGCTGAAGCAAGTGGTAAAGATGGATTGTTACATTCAGCGATTTGTCAGTATAAAAGTCTGGCGGGAGTAACTCAAGCAGTTGCTGAAGAATACTATATATCCAGCGTTGTTCAATTAGAGGGATACGGTCATGAATCATTTACTGCTAAG GACGCAGCTAATAATCAAGTAGTCCTTGGAATATCAATAAACGGAATAATGGTTGGGTATCCATCGACACAAGCGACCCAATTCTACCGATGGAAAGATATAAGCAACGTTATAAATCACAAGAAAACATTTCGAATAGAGTGTCAATCGGAGCATGAAGAAGCTAAGCAGTTTTTCTTTCGTGATTCACGCAGCGCTAAGTACACATGGAGGTTGTGCATAGCTCAACACACGTTCTACATGCAGCATCAGGAGTCTCGACCCTCTGAAAGGCTAACGGGATACTTTGATAGCGATACTAATGATTCAACCGAGCAGACAGCTTCGGTGAATTTAGAAAATCGCAACACGGATGACTCCATGCGCTGGACTAGTTACAACGATCTATCGACGACGCCTTATCCGCCAGTGGTTTCAGTTTCTTCCACGGATCTTAACAATCTTCGCGCTCTTCTGCCGTCTTATAGACCAGCACCTGACTATGAGACTGCTGTGCAGATGACGTACAACGGTGGTAATCCTCCACAGCCTTATTATGCAAACCAATCGACGATAGTTAACGCTGAACTCTGTTTACTCGGCAATGTTGTCAACAGAAATAgatattag